TCACTGGCGTCATGAGGCtcaggaaagaggagagaaaaaaaagagcgaagacCCCAGTGCGGCAATGGAGTTGTTATTCTCGCTTGCTTTCGGGCGTGGCTGAGGGAAGTAATGAGGTGCAACCTGTATTACGAACCGCTAATGAGCTTGGAGGCGGTCAGCGAAGACTGGTGCATTCGATGCTGCTTGCAACGCTTGAAACCTTCACTAGAAGTCGTCCAGATCCGTGTCACGTTGCCCGGGAAAGAGCAGAAACAAGTGGGCCAAtggcgctcacacacacacacacaccggtgAGAACGGCGGAATGAGGCACAAAAAGAGAGTGGCGGGCTCAGCCCAAGAAAATGAGGGAagcgaaggggaagaagaaaaacttAGAGAAGGgtcgaggggggggggaaggagcgGGGAAGCAAGCGGGGAAGCAAGCGGGGACAAGGAGTTGTTGCTGTTATGGTGGCTTGAAAACCGGTTAAGTGAGGTGCGCAAAAGCTGCGAGGAGTATGGGGAAGAGACAGAGATGCGCAAGAGAAACTAAAAAGAAAGGGGCACAGAAAgacgcagcagtgcacagAATagggcgtttttttttttcgtttaaCTGCACAGCCGCAAAGTTGCGCGCTTTTATGTCCGTGTACACTTGCCTCGTGCAACACTCTCTATCCTCTGGGAAAACCCTGGCAGCCCTCACAccccttctttgcctctcgTTTGCTTTCTTCTTGCCGCAGTTCCTCAAGTGAGCGTGGCACTCAGGAAGAAACAGCAGAAGacgacagagaagagaaaaagttGGAATCAGTGAAGAGTTAAAaaggaggcgggggaggcaACAAGAGCGAGCCTGCGCACAATCGATACGTTGTGCggaacagaaaagaaaacaaaagtggaagagggagggagtaataagagcggagagaaggggaagcgacggggaaagggagggggtgtatAAGGAGATGaagacacaaacacacgGATTTCTCTTCTAACGCAGGAGCGCGTCAATGTGAAAGGCAAACAGCTCTGCAACGTCAGTTTGCGGTTGTGTCGTTGTCGACgtcagaaaaaaaaaaagataggACAGAGGATGCATGCAGAAGAGAACGCGTTGAAGGAGCAGCATGGGGAAGCGAGACATGAACCTAGCCGAAGACAAATGGCGTCGACGGGGGGAGTCGTGGCGCACAGGGTGCTTCGTGTTACCTCACTCGGGTCAACAGGAAATCACGGTCGCCGTTTCGCACGTCACCGCAACGCAGCATCGCGTCCTGCATGATGGGCTGTCACACATATAGTCCCGTGCGACTGGTGCAGTATAGAAACAGTAGCGAAGGGGTGAAGCAGCAGATGTTGATACCAGGCAGCACACCATCACCTGTGCCGGGggcagagaacgagagaatACAGGTAAAGGCGAGATAGAGGGAAATGCACccacagcagaggaggaggcgagagaagGGCCACGGGGCCCGCACATAGAGGTAGAGAGTGACGctattttttctctttttccgctctctccttcctccccttgTTCGAGGAACGAGGGGGGCGGTGAATGACACATGCATGCAACACTACGTGACCAACGAGAAGACTGCGCACCACCTTACCCAACCGAacaagagagcagagaactCACTGGGAAATCCAAACAACAGCCGAAGCAGCTGTAGCGCAGTCGCGTCTGCAATCTAAGCGCGTAAAGCGGGACGAGGCAGCAACAAAGCCCGCTGGCGCTTCGCCTGCCTCGCGCCCCCACACGCCCAGGAAGATGATGCGCACAGCACAACCCTACTTCCGCATCAACGCATCCGTCACAGCGTCTTGCCATGCATCCGGGTAGAAACACACAAATAAATAGTTGCCAGCGACCACGCCGCGGTAGCCTACCATCTCCGTATCATGCGCACACCTCAACTCGGAGACACTGCCCTCCACTGCCGCTACGGCACATGCCACTTGTCGCTGCTCCGCTCGGAACTCCTCACCCGCAGAGTGTCGTAGAGCCGCTTGTGGGGAGACACCGACCCCCGAGCAATGTGCTTCTTGCGGCAAACTACCGCGATCATCGAGGGAGGTTGGCGCAGCAGGCCAACCCAGTTGCCTTGCATCGCTACGTGCGTGGGACAGTCGCCCCTCCTGCTTCTTCGTAAAGATACTCGATGCAACCTCGACCAAGTCTGTGAACAGCAGGCACGGCACAAAGTACGGTGTGCTCCGGCCCCCGATGGCGGTCAGGGGGAGTGGGAAGCCGCCGCACACGTGTTTCCACTGCACTTCAGGCAGCACACCACAGTGCAATGACCGCTCATTCGCGCAGGCGCGTTCGCTCGCAGACGTTGGTGCCGATGTGGACGCGACAGATGCGGGCGCCAGCGAGGGAGACGAGCTCGCCCCTGCATGTTTGCTTCCCTGACGTCCGCCTTGGGGGATGCGTCGGTGCGTACACTCACCTCTGGtggcgcaccgcagcacctcttgTGCCATCTGCATATGCGACGGTGACGGAGCTGGCCCTCTGCGGCACAGCGCGTCGAAGCTGTGGCcggcgcgcagcggctgcctgAAGTGGCTCTGCGCCAGCGTACTCAAGAGCGCCGGGGCGTGCGTTTGCGGTGCAaagcagagagagcaccACCCTCTCTGGAAAGACGCGCCCCcgtgcagtgctgctgacgcagctACCGTCTGTGGCTCGTATGGCGACTCCGGTGAATTATTCACGCATGTCCCTCGATGACAGTCGTGAAAGTCCGCGTGACGGAGCGGCCGCTCCAGCAGGCTAGACTCGAAGACACGCGCTGCAACCTCGTCGAGAGTCATCGCTCGTGCTGATGCTGTGAGAGTCGACAACAATTGCTGTGGTTCAGAGGGGAGCGACAGGGAAAGACCTGCACCGCGTAGATAATATGAGAGCGATAACGCACTTGAAGTCCCCACTGAAGAGCCTGCAGTAGCGCTCGACGCGCGAGGCAATGCTGCTACCATGGAGACCGCCGGAGCCTCGGTGCACAACTCTACAACGCCAGTGATGGCACAACCAACCCTCTCCATTGACGGTAAATTGTCGCACTGGGCAGGGGTAGCAGCGGTACTTTCTCGATCAGTGATTGCGGGCTCGTCACTCCGCCTGTTGAGCGCCCCTCGTGACTCGATAGCCACCGAAGATTTGGCCATGTCTTGCCGGAGGAGGCACGAATGGTGAAACTCGCGTAGATGTGCTACTTGAGCCGCGGGACAGCCATAGCACAACAGCATAGCAAGTCTTCCAGGCTTGTGACGAGTTACGgactgcactgcagcagacACACGAGCCGCATCGCCACGACACGGTCTGGTTAagtcaccgccgccacaaTCGTCGTTCTGCGCCGTGACGTCGATACGCCCACTACGTTGGGCGTTTGTAGTGGGCGTGCCCACACTGCAGTCATTCACACCAGCCATCAGAGGTAGGAGAAAATGATCGACCGTGTCGCCACCGGTGATCAATACATGGAAACAGAGGCCACgcagcgaaggtgaagaagcagcggcggaaCTTTCTTCGCTGTGGTTTCCTGAAACGCTATGGCACCCCCCGCTCCCCTCGCTAGCCGCACCTGTGCGAGGGGGTGCATGCCTTTTCAAGCCGGATTGTGCGGCCGCATTAGAGGGTGATGAATGAGAGTTGCCAGCAGAGTTGGCGGCTCTACTGGAGCGCTGGTACTGATGTAGGAGTGCGGTCCACCATGTCGCGACAAATGCCGTTGCAGGTGCCGGACGCCACAAGATGTCGGCGGCAtacacacagcagcgcaacggACTAGCACTGTCGCCCCTGACTCCACAAGCGCAACACGCCCATGCTACAGCAACAGCCTTCATagcagcggcgaggctgcTACCTGTTGAAGTCACCACTGTCAGCAAAGGAACACGGGGCTCTGCCGGTGGTAGAAACGGTTTGCCCTGTGCACCTTCAGCGTTGATGGGCATCAGTTCGAGTGGTGCTTCAGCTAAAGTGCTCCGCGGCCCGCAGCTGTGAAGGCATGCCACCTCTCTTTGAAaacgctggagcagcagccccacgCGTTCCTTTatcctcctttcccttgaATCGAGAGTTTGGTGAGATGTGGCGGCACTTGCAGCACCCCCAGAACCCCCCTCCTCAAGCACGCGTCCACCAGCCAATGACGACATTGCCTCCCTCAATCCAGCTGAAACGCTGATGTGGTCGCTGCGACCATCACCACAAACGAGATCACAAGGCCTGGGCAATACCCCCTGAGTCAGTGGACCCGATTGGTGTGAACCAAGGCTCCAGGTCAGGtacagctgcgcctcctcgagctCTGCCAAGATGCACGAGATGGGGACACCAGTTTGCAGAGCCTCTGCCCCAGCGAGAAGGCGCTGATGTTCGCCGAGAACGTGGCGAAGAGCACATAGAGTGGTAATGATTGAAGCAAGGGGAGCAGAAGTAATGCGTTTTCGACCAGGAGATGCCTCGTAGGTGCTAGTAGCGGTGTCCTGCAAGTTGCTCATGACTGTGGCAGTGGTCACGTTCCCATCACGCAACGATGGGTTTCCCACTGCAACGGGAGCTgtggtgctggaggtggctAGGAGGTAGCGCGTGCACAATCGAACGTCCTCGGGACTCGCCGTGGGAACGGCATAAACGGTCGAAAACTCATTTGCGTTAAGCACCACCTCGGCGGGGGTGCGTGCAGGCAGCCACTCCGCGGCACTCACGTACGCTTCGACTTCTGCGTCGCCCTTCTGCACTGGTGATgaagcagcgacggcgccggaGACGGGGTAGCGGTGAAGCAAATGGCCACGCACAAGGCCGGAGGGGCTGTGCGGCGGTACATAGCGGGCGAGGGTCTGACCCCACAACACATGAAGAGAGCGAGTTGGCCCGCCTAACATCGCGCAACGAAGAGGGCGGGTCTTTAAGGGAGCGCGTCGCTCGCCGGAAAGGAGATGACAAGACGacacaaggagagggaaaaaactGTCAGAGGAAAGCTCGCACCTATAAAAGCAACGAGAGCAACCGGGGGCGGCCTAAACCGTCGCGATTCTCAGCCAACCAATGGGGCGCTCTGCGTGGCTGTACTGGCACGCCTTTTTGGAGCATCTttgcagaagagagagaccggacaaggggagagagagagagagtggacACTGCGGGTCTGTGAAGctgaaaagggaaagaaatgATGAAGGTGAGGAGTCGCATGAATGGCGGTAGACTGAGTCAGAGTAGTGCGCTTCATGGCGACAAAGTGTCTGAGGCGGGGATACCCGCCGCCACATCGATATACCGCCTTCTCTTCGGTTGTCGCTTCTCACCGAGGAAGGCgcgaagaaacaaaaaagagcacTGCTCCGGTGCGGCCTGTAGAGCGACTTACGCACCAACGGACggcgaagaggcagaggcggggGGCGCCGGCGTGGGCGCAGAGCCACAGAGAATAAACGGGCGGCGAAAAGGCGAGCAGGGATGAGTCAAAGTAAaccgcagagagagagggaaagagggagatgtAGACAAGCAGCGGCCCACTCCGTGGAAAGGCGCATGCGTACGTGTACGTCTGCACAAATGATTCCAGCGGATGTCTTTCATCTCCGATAGCGAAGGGACGGCAGACAGTGGAGTAGTGCATGTgccctccaccttctcctcctcacacaccCCGTgtgaaggagaaaagagaaccTGCGTcggtgagagagcgagcgtgcgcgtgtggctGTGTCGGTTTGAAGTCGCTCCACACGACCTGTAGACATGCATGTGCGCGCATGGTGTTCAGGGGGAGGGTTCGCTCCCATTCCAGCGGGTATAACGGGAATTCTGCTGTAACAAcatgaagaggagagcggccacaaaacgaaaaagagagttGTACTTCGCGGGAAGGGGCACCCAACGGGCGGAGCACTTTTGCCTCTACACCACACTCGTGACGTCATACAGGGAAATGAGATCACAACGGATACGTTCCAGATAAGAGGTAAAGCCCTCACCTACTCGATTTTGCTCGCGCGCAGCCATGCGTCTCGAAttgctcccctctcctctcttccctcttctcctcttaTGCAACTGATCGCTCATCGATGAAGCAACCAGCGCTCTCAGCACCGCTCAGAGCTACCGCCCCGCTCGCCAGAGAATCCAGCACGTAGAAGAAAACGGGAGAATCAGTCGGCCAGTTATCCCTTCCGCGTCCACGAGTGCTGTGTGCACTTTGGGAGCGTTGCGATGTGGCAGCGTCGTTGGCGCAGCCCTGCGACTGTCGAGCACGGAGGTCTCAGGCGCGCCTTTCCACTGCCTCGACCATACCGAAGAAGCGTTCGATAATGTAGAAGAACGACTGCACTGTCGTCATCCCTGGCCGGCAGAAGCCTCACCACGCTGTCTCCTTGGGCCTGTGAACCTACTAAACGATCCTCTCTACGAGGGGGTCGTTCACGTACCGATACAGGAAGATGACAGCAAGGAGGCGGATATCATCACCAGTCGCCACTGCGTCTGCTGGATCGAGAGTTTTTTCTCCAGTGCCGACATCTCCAGTGTCTTTGAGAGCGTTAAAACGATGGTCTGCCAAAAACTGGAGAGTGCGAGCCCCGCGTCACCGTCCAGCTCAGCGCCAGCAGGGATATGCGCAGGAGGGGTGGAAGCTAGTAAAAGCCCTTGCCACACGTACGTAGCGTGTCTGCCCTGCAGCACAGCGTTCACCTTAATGGGAATGCGGCAGTTCGTGAACCAcagatgccgccgctgctgctacatGGGCGAGGATGTAGTGCCGCGACACATGCGGCGGGAGAGACCGAAAGAAGCGCTGTCGTGATATGCCGCCCGTCACTCATACGTGAGTGGCTGTGAAACG
The DNA window shown above is from Leishmania panamensis strain MHOM/PA/94/PSC-1 chromosome 31 sequence and carries:
- a CDS encoding hypothetical protein (TriTrypDB/GeneDB-style sysID: LpmP.31.1400): MLGGPTRSLHVLWGQTLARYVPPHSPSGLVRGHLLHRYPVSGAVAASSPVQKGDAEVEAYVSAAEWLPARTPAEVVLNANEFSTVYAVPTASPEDVRLCTRYLLATSSTTAPVAVGNPSLRDGNVTTATVMSNLQDTATSTYEASPGRKRITSAPLASIITTLCALRHVLGEHQRLLAGAEALQTGVPISCILAELEEAQLYLTWSLGSHQSGPLTQGVLPRPCDLVCGDGRSDHISVSAGLREAMSSLAGGRVLEEGGSGGAASAATSHQTLDSRERRIKERVGLLLQRFQREVACLHSCGPRSTLAEAPLELMPINAEGAQGKPFLPPAEPRVPLLTVVTSTGSSLAAAMKAVAVAWACCACGVRGDSASPLRCCVYAADILWRPAPATAFVATWWTALLHQYQRSSRAANSAGNSHSSPSNAAAQSGLKRHAPPRTGAASEGSGGCHSVSGNHSEESSAAASSPSLRGLCFHVLITGGDTVDHFLLPLMAGVNDCSVGTPTTNAQRSGRIDVTAQNDDCGGGDLTRPCRGDAARVSAAVQSVTRHKPGRLAMLLCYGCPAAQVAHLREFHHSCLLRQDMAKSSVAIESRGALNRRSDEPAITDRESTAATPAQCDNLPSMERVGCAITGVVELCTEAPAVSMVAALPRASSATAGSSVGTSSALSLSYYLRGAGLSLSLPSEPQQLLSTLTASARAMTLDEVAARVFESSLLERPLRHADFHDCHRGTCVNNSPESPYEPQTVAASAALHGGASFQRGWCSLCFAPQTHAPALLSTLAQSHFRQPLRAGHSFDALCRRGPAPSPSHMQMAQEVLRCATRGECTHRRIPQGGRQGSKHAGASSSPSLAPASVASTSAPTSASERACANERSLHCGVLPEVQWKHVCGGFPLPLTAIGGRSTPYFVPCLLFTDLVEVASSIFTKKQEGRLSHARSDARQLGWPAAPTSLDDRGSLPQEAHCSGVGVSPQAALRHSAGEEFRAEQRQVACAVAAVEGSVSELRCAHDTEMVGYRGVVAGNYLFVCFYPDAWQDAVTDALMRK